CTTTTCATCCTCAGAGGCTTCTGGCTGTGCAGGCTGGTGTTGGCTCTGTGGAAGGCTGCCATGCACAGATCTGGGTGGTGGTACTTCTTGTGGAGCATGTGCTGGATGCTGTTGAGAGTGGCCCTGGAGTTCTTGGTGGTGGCGATTTGCATATAGGAGGTGGTTTGCTTTTTTGGGCAGTTTATCACCTTCATGACCACCACAACACCTTTGCTGTTGGCTCCACACCCACAGTCAATTTTAAGAGGAGTTTCAGTGAATCAGTTGTAACCAAAGGAGTTGCCGGCCTTCAGTTTATTGGATTCGGTGCTGTGTGTCCGCCTATTCCTCTTGATGGGGAAACTGGAGCAGTTCCCTACAGCCCAGCCATTTCAGGTGCCCAATTATGGCTCCTCTACCTGTGATGTTCAGAGATGAGAAGAGCCacttttactttttcattgtaaatttttatttaatgtcaggctTGCTTGCCAAACTATAAGCTCTGTGAGGAGGTCTGTAGTGCTCACCATTGTTTCTTTAGAGCTGAATACAtagcctgacacacagtaggctttcaataaaaatttaatttaccaGAAGTGGAAAATGagttttatgaagaaaatttcagaaaactgaGTTCGTTTTTCAACACAAGAGATGACCAAGGGGTAATACGTTCCTTCAGGTTCATGAAAAGCCTGCATGAATATGCCAAGTAGTTGTTTTGTAACTGTGGAAGATTGGCTAAGAGGAGATGTAAGTAAAGCCAGAAAGACCTTATTGATTTAGGCCAGTGGGAGAAGTGTTGGAGTATCTGCTCTGGAGAAAATACTCTTTTCTGGCTAGTTTTGTTAATTATGTTTCTGAAAAGTGGGGGCTAGATTGGATGGTCTTTACCAGGTTTCTTCCCCTTCTGATTCAGGGACTTCAGGAGGTTTGTGGTAACCTGAGAAAGTAGCCTGAGGTATGAGGGTGCTGGAGTTCTCCATAGGGTGCTTAGCAGACCACCTTTATCTCCCCATACATTGCATTTTTCCGTATCTGAGCTGAGAATAAGCTGGTTGCCTTTCAGTGATCTGAAATTATAGATGCATTTCTtggaagctttatttttttaatggctaaaatTGAGTAGTATCGCTATTGCTGTCTGTAGACTACCACTTGCTATTCCTGTTTAGAGTTTACTGGGCTTGGTAAGTTGGAAGGGTAACAGGAGCACGTTtgtgattaaaaacaacaacaacaacaaccggTTAACGTAATTGACAGCAGAGAAGTTCCAGGCAGAACAGTGGTCGTTTTTCTTCTACACATGGCTTTTTGCCATCAGCATCAGTGAAGAGTAAGTAATTTTAATGGACATTTTGATTTGGGGCAGACTGATACCCTGGTTTTCTGTCCCAGCCTGGCTTTCTGTCATACCTTATGATGTGCTGGTCTCTCCCAGAGTTCATAGTCCACGTGTAGTCCtgaaacttggaaccaaccctgAGCTTTGTTCACTTTGGgttggtggtggctcatgccatacCTACCAAGCTGGTATGTAGATAGGGCTGCTCCAATCTTTGTTTTAATGCAAACAGAATCTTGAGAATATTTGAACTCCTTCCAGTGCTTAAtgctttgtatgtgtgtgtgagagaaaagCAGTTTGTTGGGCATGCTGTGTAGAAAGTAAAACATTCCTGAGGGAGAGAAATTAAATTTGGGGCTTTaataatcttgtttatttttttcccaaagaatcAGAGTTGGTAGAGACCCCAGGGGCCAAGTAATCAAATAGTACAGAATAAACAGCCATGGCATCTTTGACACATGCTCACCCGTCCTCTGTTTGAACACTACAGTGATTGGTAGACAGTTTGGTCTGTGGtgaacttttttttcctcctcagctTGCGGAAGGAGCTAATGCTGCTTATTTGCAGTTGTTGAACCTGTTTGCCTATGGGACATACCCAGATTACATAGGTGAGttggtgaagatatttcaaaagacTTGTGTTAATTATGTTGCTCAGTTTGGAAGACCATCAAGGTTTGAGATATAAAGCATGGGGTAGTGGGGAGACTTCTTGACCTGGCTGCCTCCCATTTTGCTGTGCCTGGTGGGTGACCTCACAAAGGGAATGTTCCTTCTCACCTTTTATATTCTAGTGGGTCAAATGGGGCCTGTGTGTGCTCATCCACAAATGTAGCCCTTGTTTGTTTTCCAGATGAGATTCTTGAGGACTGGTGTTTGTAGGGCTCTTGGAGTGCTGTGAAGTGCAGAATACCCACCTGTAgaatatttcaacattttaaatattatcaaaataatacCAGCATAttgaagaaaatttggaaaatagattttttaaaagtcactcataggctgggcgcggtggctcatgcctgtaatcccagcactttgggaggccgaggcaggcagatcacttgaggtgaggagttttacaccagcctggccaacatggtgaaaccctgtctctactaaaaatacaaaaattagctgggcgtggtggtgggtgcctgtaatcccagccactctggaggctgagacagcagaattgcttgaacctgggagatagagattgtagtaagctgagatcgcaccgctgtgctccagcctgggcaacagagcaagactctgtcaaacaaacaaataaataaataaatgtcactcATATGTTGCTCAGACATTtggatcctggacttttttgtgcCCCATATGTTTGTGTTTTGTATTACATAGGTAGAACTATGTATACAGTTTTATGTCTTGCTTGTTTCTTCCCGCTTACAaacatccatatatatataaatgtatatatatatatgtatatatatatatatatattttttttttttttttttttttttttttacactttattGTAAGTTCCAGTAGGGTAgagactttgtcttttttttttttttttttttttttttttggagacagaatcttgctctgtcgcccaggctggagtgcagtggtgcaatctcggctcactgcaagctccgcctcccgggttcacgccattctgctgcctcagcctcccacatagctgggactacaggggcctgccaccacgcccgcctaattttttgtatttttactggagatggggtttcaccgtgttagccagggtggtgttgatctcctgacctcgtgatccgcccgcctcggcctcccaaagtgttgggattacaggtgtgagccaccacgcctggcccatttatccatattttaagtcttggtaatatttttaatatttcataatcTACTTAGCTCATTTTCTGTTGTAGGGCATTTGggtcattttaaattataatcttAAATATTAGGTTGAGGTATTTGCATGTCCAAACACTGACTTACCTTCTACCCAAAccatttttttctggctttccTACCCTTTTTTAATGGTATGACAGTAGCCTGATACTCAGGGCCTTCTCTGCAATATCCTTGACTTCTTCTTTCTCCCTGGTCACTTCTACTTTGTGCTGCTGTCAGACTGGACAGTTTGCCACTCCTGGTACACCACATTTTTTTCTGACCTTCCCTTTCTTCCAGGGAATGTGTTCTGTTTTTCTGTCCTCGCTTACTAAAGAGGCAGCATTGCACAGACTCTGTTACCAGAATGCCTGTAGCCAGTCTGGCTCCACTTCTACTAGTTGTGTGTTCGTTGACAAATGAAGTAACCTTACGCAGCTCAATTTCCTCGTCTGTAAAGTGGAAGTAACAATACAAGCCCATTATTCCTTACCTACACTCCTTGAAGTTAGATGTTTCAGAATTTAGAATTTTTGGgactttaaaaaggtaatatgATGCGCATGCCTTTTTATGTAACATTCCCAGAGGAATGTGGAAACAAGTGGGATAAAAAGCCTGTCTCTGTTCAGGTCAGAAATTCCTACCAGGTGAATTTCAGCACcatgcttaagaaaaaaaaatcagtttggaTTTAGTTTTTTGGAATCCAGACTTATGGTTAAGGAATTGAGGACACTTGGAACCTTGCggggttgttgtgaagatgaactggatgtgtgtatgtatgtgtgggtcTATGCAATCCACAAGACGTAAAGCTTGCTATTTATGttagctgctgcagctgctgccctTGCTGTTATTATCATTTATGGTTATTATTGAAATTTTGCCTCTTTCTCAAGGCTCAACTTAAACTCCGTCTCTTCCATGAATTCTTTCTATCTCCTGTACTTCCCAAATGATACtgccctctttccctctccccctccccttttatctctttctcttacccctacctcctccccatccctctcctcctctcttctggTAGCTTGTACCTTTCTTCTGGTAGTTCTGCCTTGGATTTGTAGCTATTAAAACATCTGATTGTAAGACTGAGGACAAGTCCAGGGCCATGAAGTTGCACACCTCCAGGTGGTTGGTGGCCCTGGAGTTGTGCCATGCAGCAGCCCTGGCAAAGCCCATCTTATTCATCCTTGATTCTTCTCAGGACAGAGCATTGCACACAACAGATGTTTGATGAAGATATGTTTAATTTAATTGAATGTCACAAGGCGCACAAATAATACTCCATTAAGATAATTGCCACATCATTTTGCTTATTTGCTTTTTAGGAGACTAAACTCTGTGTTTGTAGAAATTGAGTCTTCTTTGGAAGTACATAGTCTTCCAAAGAAGACAGgaatatttgccaaatgaataAGTGCAAAGTCATGATAGTGATTCAGTAGTAGATTTGGTTTGGGGAGTTGGTGAGCTTATTCCATAAAAGAaatcctaattttattttgtgtcttgATTTTTGTGGTGGGTGGGACTGAGCAGCCAACAAGGAGAGCCTGCCAGAACTGAGCACAGCTCAGCAGAACAAGCTGAAGCATCTTACCATCGTGAGCTTGGCATCAAGAATGAAGGTACGGTACTGAGCCTTCTCTTGTCTTCCTCCTCACCCCAAGTTAGCTGTCTCATTGACATCAATGAAGGAAGTCCCAGCTGCACATAGGAGAGTCACAtcataaatgcataaaatttgCTTGAcagaggaaaagataaaatggTGTAGAAAAGTACTCCCCATTCCATACAGGAAAAGTATGCCCAGAAGTGATTGACTCAGCAGGTCTCAGTCCTGGCATGCTGTGGTGCCGCATGTGGCACAATCATTTTGCCATATTAAGAGGAGACTGCTGTTAAAGATACAGATTTTTCAAATAGCAAGGCATCTCAAGGCAAGTTAACAACTTCATCTGTTGCTCAGTACACAGTGAACTATGCCCATGCTGGAAGAAAAACTTGCTATGTTGGActtgctagatttttttttttttttttttgagatggagtctcactctgtcgcccaggctggaatgcagtggcgtgatctcagctcactgcaaccactgcctcccagatttGAGCAATTCCCCTACTCagcccctagtagctgggattacaggcatggaccacctcgcccggctaattttttttttttttttgagacagggtgttgctctgttgcctgctctggagtgcagtggtgcaacctgggcttactgcaacctccatctcccgggttcaagtgattctcctgcctcagcctcctgagtagctggaattacaggcacctgccaccatgcccataatttttgtattttttagtagagtcagggtttcaccacgttgaccaggctggtcttgaactcctgacctcaggtgatccacccacctcagcctctcaaagtgctggaattacaagtgtgagccaccgtgcccagcctagatttttAATATACTGCCTTTCTCTGGGATTTTCAAGGTTTATTACACTAATTGGAATTTCTGCCTCATATGCTAACTTTAGACCCTAACTTTGTATAAGATACCAGCCGCTCCACTATACCTCTAAGTCCTCTCCCACAGTTGATTTAGAAGAAGCTTTGCAGCCACCTGCTCACAGCCATTAATAATGAAGGTCCAGATTTAGTTAATTTATAGTTGGTTTTGGCTCTCTGCCTAATCCCAGCCTAAGTTTTTGTGGGactatgcctttaaaaaaatttggtttTAGCATTTCCCCTCTATGATTGAGCTTCagagaaaaatattacttttctttctttctttccttccttccttgcttcttttcttttcctttttctcttctttctcccagaTTTTTgcccttattgcccaggctggagtgcagtggtgtgatcttggctcactgcaacccctgcctcctgggttcaggcaattctcctgcctcagcctcccgagtagctgggattagaggtgcctgccaccatgcccggcttattttgtatttttagtagagatggggttttgccatattggccaggctggtctcaaactcctgacctcaggtgatccacctgcctcggcctcccaaagtgctgggattacaggcatgagccaccgtgcccggcctttttaacttaaaaaaaaaatttttaaattgagacaagggtctcaccatgttgcctaggctggtctcaaacccctgacttcaagtgatcctcccatctcagcctcccaaagtgttgggattacaggtgtgagccactgcacttggtttgttttgttcttggatTGCAATTTCAGGTGCTGAAATCATTTTATCTGATCTAATGGCACATTTCTGATTCTCAGCCTAGCATTTCAGGTGGGAGGCCTATTTTGTTGGGAAATGAGGACCTGACCTTTTTTCTTGTCCTGATTGTGGACTTCTCAAGTGTAGTAAAGAAGTAGCAGTGACCCTTTTCCTCATTTCTGCAACCTGTCATTGTAAGTCCACCCACCGCCCATGGATATCATGCTTTAGCCATAGAAAACCCTTCTAGGTATATTTGCTCTCTTCTCTGTATATATCTTCCTTGTGTCTGTTTCTACAGATTTGATCACTGTGTTAATTTCCAAACTAGTAGTGATGTGGCAAAGGATTTGCAGAAAACTGGAGTCTTGGAGTCATGCAGAATGTTGGTACAGCCCAATAAAGAACTATTGTTGGGGAATTCATATTGGTTGTAAGTGTCTGAGAAAACAGATACAAACTTCAGGATGACATCTGAGCTGTTAGTACCCATTGGCCACCTATAGGTAGATGTGCTGGctgcaagttttttttgtttgtttttgcactCTGCTGGGCAAGTAGCCAGTTCTTTCCAGTGACTGGGATCTGTTGGAGATTTATGGTGATCTAGCAAAGTCTGAAAGCTTCCAGAAGGTGGCAGAGTGGCATATACTCAATAGTTCCCTTTCTCTCCACTGGTACAAGTTTTTAGGATCTCTACAAGTATGCTGCAGCATGTGAAATCTGAAGGCTGGGTGAAGCCAAGGAGGCAGAGAACCAGGAGGTTGCTTTCTTAGATGTTGTTGGGTCTTCTAGGTCTCATGTTCATTTATCCACCTCTTGTTGCCCTAGCTATTAATAATTACCACTAGCCTGTGTTTCCCGAGCCTAGAGGCAGCTGTTAGCTATGGGAGTAATACCTGCATTTTCGCTAATGCTTGCCAGATGGTTTTTATAATGATCACATGGCCTTATCTACAGTGTATCCCCTACTCCGTGTTGCTGAAAGACCTGGAGATGCGGAATCTCCGGGAACTAGAAGACCTTATCATTGAGGCTGTCTACACTGACATCATCCAGGGCAAGCTGGACCAGCGAAACCAGCTGCTGGAAGTGGATTTCTGCATTGGCCGTGACATCCGAAAGAAGGATATCAATAATATTGTCAAGACCCTGCATGAATGGTGAGGCTAAAAGGAGGAGGGGGATATCTAGCATGTCTTTTGTGCCTCTCCTTGCAAAAATGTGATTTCCTGGTGTCAGCTGAGGGTTTGGAGTGGGCCTGTAGCTACCTGGGAGCTGGGGATTAGTGAACCAGCGAGTGGAGCTACATTGTGATCACAGCTGTGTGATAACAGGAGTCATTTCAGGCCTCCTGGTGCCTTGGTTGTAAAATAGTTCTTGCCTTAAATGCAACTGGGAGCTATTTAAAAGTGGGCTATAAAATGCCCAGGGTTAGCAGGTGGAGCCTATGTGTCCTAGCTGTGTGAGGCTAGTCCTGCCCTTTCCAAACTCACACTCAAAGTTTGACCAAACTCAGGAAGGCTAGTGTTTGTAagattctttctttgtttttattattttttctatcccTGTTGAAGTTAACATGTTTATAAGATTCTTCGGATAAAAGAACTTATGTTCAAAATCAGTAACATATTGGGCTAATGTTTGTAAAACACTGTGAGGGACATGGAAGACAAGGAGTGGGTCATTTTAACTTGGAATACAGACTCATACAAAGAATATTTGATAACTATATTCTGGCATATAAAAAGCATTGGgacatttgtgttttctctgttttaatgGAATTTGATATTTGCAAGAGCTGTCACACGTTCTACGAGGATTCAATGCGGAGTGATTTAAATTATTTGGGGCTTATAAAGCCAGATGGACTCATTGGAGAAGTTTTAGGTCAGTTTTGAAGGAAGGCCAGGGTTAGAGTATACCTGGAGGTGAGGAGAGTGTGTTCCCAAGCAGGCACGTGGCATGTTGGAAGCCATGAAGCAGAGCCGGTGAGCTTTGTGCACAGGTtcgggagagagagagaatctctgCTCATCTCTGAGAGAAGCATATCCAGAGAGGAGCAGTGCCACTTTGACTCCTTGGGGCCTGATGTCCCCTGAGTTTCCCTCACTTCAGCTACTCTTACACCCCAGGACATGCGTTGCTCACCCCTCACCCCAAGTTGTGTCCCAAGTGTAGCCCCAAACACCTTCTCTATACAACATCTGACACAAGCGGAAGTTTTCAATAGGTTACAGAActtagaataaataagaaataaacttagAAATACCCCAACACAAAAATGGTCTGGCACACAAAATCTAGTTTCTGAACCTGCCAAAGTTGGCTGTCCtattctgtttttgagatggctGACACAGCTTTTTATGTCCATAGTCTGGTTTCCTGTTTTTAAGCCCCCAATATGTTTGACATAGAGGTGCCAGACTAACTGGTTACCACGGGATGTTTACTAGTAGAGACTCTTACAACTCATGTTTAGGCACTGGAGGTAGattgaaacaaaattgataggctGAGGGCTACCACATATATGGCAAAATGCTCACACTGTTGGATCTTAAGTGGAGGGTATGGGGATATTCATTGTAGTCTTTCAACTTcttcgttttttaaaaaattaagtgggGAAATAAAATAGGAGGAGGGGTATGGTAATTAGGAAGTAACTTAAACTTCTGAGAAAAGGAGGACTCTTCAAAACAGGATGCTTTTAGaaaatctctttttgtttgtttgttttttgagacagagtttcgctcttgttgcccaggctggagtgcaatagtgcgatctcggctcaccgcaacctccacctcctaggttcaagcgattctcctgcctcagcctccctagtagctgggattacaggcatgtgccaccatgcccggctaattttgtatttttggtagagacggcgttactccatgttggtcaggctggtctcgaactcccgacctcaggtgatcctcctgcctcggcctcccaaagtgctgggattacaggcatgagccaccgcgcctggcctagaacatcttttctttctattgagaAAAGGATTACTCAGTGCCATCTACAAAATCTattctaccttctttttttttttttttttttgaggcggagtttcactctgtcacccaggctggagtgcaattgcgtggtctcagctcactgcaacctccgcctcccgggttcaagtggttctcctgcctcagcctcccaagtagctgggattacaggcacccaccaccacacccggctaatttttgtatttttagtagagatgggggtttcactgtgttggccaggctggtctcgaactcctgacctggtgatccacccacctcggcctctcaaagagctgggattacaggtgggagccactgcacccggcctgtcctACCTTCTTTAATCGTATGTGTTACAAAACCATCTTCCATGAGATACAAAGTTGAAAATTAAAGCTGTATTCTAAGAAACTAGCCCCAGACTACCATATTTGTCTTCTAATGTCCCACATTATGTATTTAGAAGTGCTTGTCTTTGGGAAGGAGTGAATGGGCAAGAGATGTGGCAGAGGGAGTATTAAAGGAGGTCCCTGTAAGATACTGGGGAGAGCTGTCGGGGAAGAATATTTTGGAGCCTGGAAGAGACTTCCCAGGCCATTCTGCAGCTCAGGGCTGGTTTTCTCCATTGTAGGTGTGATGGCTGTGAAGCAGTTCTGCTGGGCATCGAGCAGCAAGTTCTGAGAGCCAACCAGTACAAAGAGAACCACAACCGAACTCAGCAGCAGGTAGAAGCAGAGGTAAGGAAGGAAAGGAACGTTTGTTTCTCCAGGGCATACCTGTTTATTCGTTTGCGTATCTTGGTGTAGATGAAACAAGCAGTCACCAACAAGTGGGCCTGGACTAGGTGCTGGGGTACAGGGATGAGTGTGACATGGCTCCTGCTCTTGGtgttctgtctcttttttctGATTCCTGGTCAGCATAGGGTGATCGATCAGGCTTGGAGAACAGAGAATGTTGTAGTTTCAGTACACATGTACTTTGCAGCTGtagagcaaaagaaaatgagtttgggGATGGATCTTAAAAATAGATAGAAGGATGGTGGTAAGTTACCAggtggagtggagggaggggtacagctgggcaggggcaggtggggcTTCAAGGCCCTGGGAATGTTCTGCTTCTTCAGTTGCGTGGTGGGCACatagtttcattttattctttttctgtgaactgtacatatatattataaatgtgtaAAATGCATGACATGTTTCatatggaaagaagaaagggataaaaTTTGGCACATGAGCTGCAAGTGAAGTTAAGAGGATGTAAGTGTGGTTTTAGTGACACCTGGTTGTTGAGGAAACTTTTAACTTCTTGGACAGATGTAGGCCCCAGCCTTTGCGTTATGGGCATTTGTGTACCTGTAACCTGACACATGAAGTGACCTCACTTCAGAATTTATTTGGAGCCCTGAAGATCAGAAGCATTGATTTTCCTTAGCATTGGAAGTTCTTTTCTAGTGTGGATGGGGTTTGAAGTGTTAATGATGCttaatgaattttgaaaatcAGGTGTCTAAGAGTGTGGCAGAGTGGGACCCATAATTCCAGCTAAGAAGCATAAGAGATGAGTAGATGGTGCCTTTCAAAGGGGGATTTGTGAAATTTGGAGTGATTCTCTATACTGTTATATGCACTCCTTGAAAATAAAACCTGTATCCTATTTGTAAGACGAGCTTCTTGTCTCATGCCTAACctatagtaggtactcaaatgTTGAACTGAATATTTCTGGCACACCATAAAAGTGTGTCAGTGGACTGCTGAACTCTGCTTTTCATGAActtgagctaattttttgaatacacacacacaccaccctaTATACATATACTCTGTGGATGTTCAATTCATAGACCATGTTTAATCCTACTAGCCAAGGAAGTatgaggctgggtacagtggttcacacctgtaatcccaacactttgagagaccgaggaggaagtattgcttgagtccaggagttcgagaccagcctgggcaaggaagTATGAACTATATTTAACATTAGTCCAAAACAAAGACAATTAGGAAAATAAGCTTGCTGCTTTTCTAATAAGCTGTGCAACCACCCTCTTGATGGTAGCCTTTTCTCTGACTTGGGATTGAGGTCTGAACAAAGTAGGAAGGGctaaccactttctcctttctgtttattcttcCCTATAAATCAAACTCTGTACAAAATGAGGTTGGGAGGCTAAACACACTACCTAATCTTTGGTATCAAGGTCATTAACAAAGATGAATAATACTTGTTTTAGAATTTTGAACTGTTCAAGTTTATTTTCATGATAAATAGcatcagacaaaagaaaggcGGATGTGCACAGAGCTATTGTAGACACTTGGCTAAAGTTTGAGGCACACCGTGTAGTTACACAACAGTGTAGACTCTTTAAATTTTGGTTAAACACAGAGGGTGGGTGTGTGCAGTAGCAGAGCTTGGTGCTGCCAGCAGGTAGCGGTACGGATTTAagtttgagaaaaaaatctgagGAAAAGGCCAAGGCCACCTCCACCACCAATTAAAACAATCTATTGACGTAATAATCTTTTAGAAAATCTGAACCAGACCAATATGGTCTGTTCCCTGAGCATGGCCAAAGCTTAGGGCCTT
The sequence above is drawn from the Nomascus leucogenys isolate Asia chromosome 22a, Asia_NLE_v1, whole genome shotgun sequence genome and encodes:
- the COPS7B gene encoding COP9 signalosome complex subunit 7b isoform X3, with the translated sequence MAGEQKPSSNLLEQFILLAKGTSGSALTALISQVLEAPGVYVFGELLELANVQELAEGANAAYLQLLNLFAYGTYPDYIANKESLPELSTAQQNKLKHLTIVSLASRMKCIPYSVLLKDLEMRNLRELEDLIIEAVYTDIIQGKLDQRNQLLEVDFCIGRDIRKKDINNIVKTLHEWCDGCEAVLLGIEQQVLRANQYKENHNRTQQQVEAEVTNIKKTLKATASSSAQEMEQQLAERECPPHAEQRQPTKKMSKVKGLVSSRH
- the COPS7B gene encoding COP9 signalosome complex subunit 7b isoform X1 is translated as MAGEQKPSSNLLEQFILLAKGTSGSALTALISQVLEAPGVYVFGELLELANVQELAEGANAAYLQLLNLFAYGTYPDYIANKESLPELSTAQQNKLKHLTIVSLASRMKCIPYSVLLKDLEMRNLRELEDLIIEAVYTDIIQGKLDQRNQLLEVDFCIGRDIRKKDINNIVKTLHEWCDGCEAVLLGIEQQVLRANQYKENHNRTQQQVEAEIACFQREKRDVPLLNLITTAFFWLPTSRRHSKLPHPPRLRRWSSSWLNGSVPLTLSRGSPPRRCPK
- the COPS7B gene encoding COP9 signalosome complex subunit 7b isoform X2, which codes for MAGEQKPSSNLLEQFILLAKGTSGSALTALISQVLEAPGVYVFGELLELANVQELAEGANAAYLQLLNLFAYGTYPDYIANKESLPELSTAQQNKLKHLTIVSLASRMKCIPYSVLLKDLEMRNLRELEDLIIEAVYTDIIQGKLDQRNQLLEVDFCIGRDIRKKDINNIVKTLHEWCDGCEAVLLGIEQQVLRANQYKENHNRTQQQVEAEREKRDVPLLNLITTAFFWLPTSRRHSKLPHPPRLRRWSSSWLNGSVPLTLSRGSPPRRCPK
- the COPS7B gene encoding COP9 signalosome complex subunit 7b isoform X6, translating into MTARRDLTSVYMELRHLQIMLAEGANAAYLQLLNLFAYGTYPDYIANKESLPELSTAQQNKLKHLTIVSLASRMKCIPYSVLLKDLEMRNLRELEDLIIEAVYTDIIQGKLDQRNQLLEVDFCIGRDIRKKDINNIVKTLHEWCDGCEAVLLGIEQQVLRANQYKENHNRTQQQVEAEVTNIKKTLKATASSSAQEMEQQLAERECPPHAEQRQPTKKMSKVKGLVSSRH